A window of the Brassica napus cultivar Da-Ae chromosome C5, Da-Ae, whole genome shotgun sequence genome harbors these coding sequences:
- the LOC106347360 gene encoding probable glucuronosyltransferase Os04g0398600, which translates to MASLSSKPRNFGAYSHYYATPCTRTHQIGALFLVVSTFFLTRLFDQCYSVTPAIDLHRTYSSAVTSDDGVLRWPERGYGSHLSLKMYVYDENEIDGLKELMYGRDGSVKTAACLKGQWGSQVKIHKLLMESKFRTSKKEEADLFFVPAYVKCVRMLGGLSDKEINQTYVKVLSRMPYFRRSGGRDHIFVFPSGAGAHLFRSWSTFINRSIILTPEGDRTDKKDTTAFNTWKDIIIPGNVDDAMTRNGRPDVLPLPLSKRKYLANYLGRAQGKAGRLKLIDLSKQYPDKLECPDLKFSGTEKFGRTTYFEHLRNAKFCLAPRGESSWTLRFYESFFVECVPVLLSDHAELPFQNVIDYAQVSIKWPSSRIGAELLDYLASVPDRDIEGMIARGRKIRCLFVYGPDSAPCSAVKGILWELQRKVRHFQQSTETFWLHNGSFVNRELVHFSSWRPPMPLP; encoded by the exons atggcgagCTTAAGTAGTAAGCCTAGAAACTTCGGTGCGTACAGTCACTACTACGCCACTCCCTGCACCCGCACTCACCAGATCGGAGCTCTGTTTCTCGTCGtctccaccttcttcctcacCAGGCTTTTCGACCAATGCTACTCCGTTACTCCGGCGATCGATCTCCACCGCACTTATTCCTCGGCCGTCACGAGCGATGACGGGGTTCTACGGTGGCCGGAGCGAGGGTACGGATCCCACCTCTCGCTGAAGATGTACGTGTACGACGAGAACGAGATCGACGGACTGAAAGAGCTTATGTACGGAAGGGACGGTAGCGTCAAAACCGCCGCGTGCTTGAAAGGCCAGTGGGGATCTCAG gTTAAGATACACAAGTTGCTTATGGAGTCAAAGTTTAGAACGAGTAAGAAAGAAGAGGCGGATCTGTTCTTTGTGCCAGCTTATGTTAAATGTGTGAGAATGTTGGGAGGTCTTAGTGACAAGGAGATCAATCAGACCTATGTCAAG GTTTTGAGTCGAATGCCGTATTTTCGAAGATCCGGTGGTCGTgatcatatatttgtttttccAAG TGGTGCTGGAGCTCACTTGTTTAGATCCTGGTCAACATTTATCAACCGTTCTATTATCCTCACTCCCGAG GGGGACAGGACTGACAAGAAAGACACTACTGCTTTCAATACATGGAAAGATATAATCATACCGGGAAacgttgatgatgccatgactAGAAATGGACGACCTGATGTTCTTCCTTTGCCTTTGTCGAAGAGGAAGTATTTAGCTAATTATTTGGGTCGTGCGCAAGGGAAAGCTGGTAGACTTAAATTGATAGATCTCTCAAAGCAGTATCCAGATAAG TTGGAATGTCCAGACTTGAAGTTCAGCGGAACTGAAAAGTTTGGAAGAACAACATATTTTGAACATCTGAGAAACGCCAAGTTCTGCCTCGCTCCTCGTGGGGAATCATCATGGACTCTTCGCTTTTATGAATCATTCTTTGTG GAATGTGTCCCAGTTCTCTTATCTGACCACGCCGAGCTACCTTTCCAGAATGTCATCGACTACGCTCAAGTATCCATCAAATGGCCATCATCTCGAATAGGAGCAGAGCTTCTTGATTACTTAGCTTCAGTACCCG ATAGAGACATAGAAGGAATGATAGCCCGTGGTAGGAAGATTAGATGTTTGTTTGTGTACGGTCCAGATTCTGCACCATGCAGTGCGGTTAAAGGGATTCTATGGGAGCTTCAACGCAAAGTGAGACATTTCCAGCAATCGACCGAGACGTTTTGGCTGCACAATGGTAGTTTTGTGAATAGAGAACTGGTCCACTTCAGTAGCTGGAGACCTCCTATGCCTCTGCCTTGA
- the LOC106418052 gene encoding glutathione S-transferase T3-like: MDDNPYRNFVDLLQSQQDSSLGLDSSGIPLFGSEANDVTNLEEDTPLERKERRTWTPSDDIVLISSWLNTSKDPVVGNEQRSVAFWKRIATYFSASPKIAASDRREAAHCKKRWHRINDQVCKFCGAYETTTRGKSSGQNENDILKLAHEIFFNNRHKKFTLEHCWKELRNDQKWCDLSTSKTEGSLKRRKCEDGSHSASSQANLTDTGEDDHVTNRPLGVKASKTRGKKPLVEGKEVAEFESMWSIKKQDLAFKERLSKMKLLESLFAKKDPLAEYEEALKKKLITELLSD, translated from the coding sequence ATGGATGACAATCCATATCGAAATTTTGTTGATCTTCTTCAAAGTCAACAAGATAGTAGCTTAGGTTTAGACTCTTCTGGTATTCCTCTATTCGGCAGTGAAGCTAACGACGTTACAAACTTGGAAGAAGACACTCCTCTAGAGCGCAAGGAAAGAAGGACGTGGACGCCATCGGATGATATCGTGCTTATCAGCTCGTGGTTAAACACGAGCAAAGATCCCGTTGTTGGGAATGAGCAACGGTCTGTTGCATTCTGGAAACGAATTGCAACATACTTTTCGGCCAGTCCTAAGATTGCTGCCTCTGATAGAAGGGAAGCGGCTCATTGTAAGAAACGTTGGCATAGGATCAACGACCAAGTATGCAAGTTCTGTGGAGCCTATGAAACTACAACCAGAGGCAAAAGTAGTGGGCAAAATGAGAATGATATTCTCAAACTCGCCCACGAAATCTTCTTTAACAACCGTCATAAGAAATTCACTCTTGAACATTGTTGGAAGGAACTGCGCAATGACCAAAAGTGGTGTGATCTTTCAACTTCAAAAACTGAAGGAAGCTTAAAAAGGAGGAAGTGTGAGGACGGTTCACACTCAGCAAGTTCTCAAGCAAATTTAACCGATACTGGTGAAGATGATCATGTCACCAACCGGCCCCTGGGTGTGAAGGCTTCAAAAACTCGTGGTAAGAAGCCGCTTGTAGAAGGGAAAGAGGTGGCAGAGTTTGAGAGTATGTGGAGCATCAAGAAGCAGGATCTGGCTTTCAAAGAAAGGCTGTCCAAGATGAAACTACTTGAGAGTCTATTTGCTAAAAAAGATCCGCTTGCTGAGTATGAAGAGGctctgaagaagaagctcatAACTGAGTTGTTGTCTGATTAG